A section of the Virgibacillus sp. NKC19-3 genome encodes:
- a CDS encoding GtrA family protein, which yields MKKHRRKRGPFQFFQYSVIGIVNAGIDIGVLNLLLLLFHTEGSSMLVLYNTIAYTLSVANSYFWNASITFQHSAEGSNRQRITFVIQAIVSLGVNNLVFLGVNSLFFALGVPSWLRYNLAKGIAMFLSFCSSFFMIKYFVFTRNKKAKR from the coding sequence ATGAAAAAGCATAGAAGAAAAAGAGGGCCATTTCAATTTTTCCAATATAGCGTCATAGGCATCGTAAACGCAGGCATTGATATAGGGGTGTTAAATCTATTATTACTATTGTTTCATACAGAAGGTAGCAGTATGCTTGTATTGTATAATACAATAGCCTATACATTGTCTGTAGCAAATAGCTATTTCTGGAATGCCAGCATAACGTTTCAGCATTCGGCCGAGGGAAGTAACCGTCAACGAATCACATTTGTGATTCAAGCAATCGTTAGTCTTGGTGTTAATAATCTTGTATTTTTAGGCGTTAATTCCTTATTTTTTGCCTTGGGTGTGCCCAGTTGGCTGCGTTATAATCTGGCGAAGGGTATAGCTATGTTTCTTTCATTTTGTTCCAGTTTCTTTATGATTAAGTATTTTGTGTTTACAAGGAATAAAAAAGCAAAGCGATGA